The following coding sequences are from one Chelonoidis abingdonii isolate Lonesome George chromosome 4, CheloAbing_2.0, whole genome shotgun sequence window:
- the BCKDK gene encoding branched-chain alpha-ketoacid dehydrogenase kinase isoform X2, translating into MLWKALLRMELGGTGNRAPSMHWLLSPTLRYRSTSVMDNHQVELARERSKTVTSFYNQSAIDVAAEKPSVRLTPTTMLYSGRSQDGSHLLKSAHYLHRELPVRIAHRIKGFRSLPFIIGCNPTILHVHELYIRAFLMLSEFPLIKDQEAEAQYCKLVRQLLDDHKDVVTLLAEGLRECRKHIQDEKVIRYFLDKTLTSRLGIRMLAIHHLALHEEKPDFVGIICTRLSPKKIIEKWVDFARATMESHLDTPYNVPDIVITIANNDIDLIIRISDRGGGIPHEHLEKVTDYHFTTAESSAQDPRMNTLFGNMVDMVNSGQSGPMHGFGFGLPTSRAYAEYLGGSLRIQSLQGIGTDVYLRLKHIDGKEESFRI; encoded by the exons ATGCTGTGGAAAGCGCTGCTGAGGATGGAGCTGGGAGGAACAGGGAACCGGGCCCCCTCCATGCACTGgctcctgtcccccaccctccgGTACCGATCCACTTCTGTCATGGATAACCACCAAGTGGAGCTGGCTCGAGAGCGGTCCAAGACAGTCACCTCCTTCTACAACCAGTCAGCCATTGACGTCGCAGCGGAGAAG ccGTCCGTGAGATTGACGCCTACCACCATGTTGTATTCGGGACGGTCACAGGATGGCAGCCACCTCCTG AAAAGTGCCCATTACCTTCACCGTGAGCTGCCCGTCCGCATCGCCCACCGCATCAAGGGCTTCCGCAGCCTCCCCTTCATCATCGGATGCAACCCCACCATCCTCCACGTG CATGAGCTGTACATCCGAGCCTTCCTGATGCTGAGCGAATTCCCCCTG atCAAGGACCAAGAGGCAGAGGCCCAGTACTGCAAGCTGGTCCGGCAGCTGTTGGATGATCACAAGGACGTGGTGACGCTGCTGGCTGAGGGGCTGCGGGAGTGTCGCAAACACATCCAG GACGAGAAGGTCATCCGCTATTTCCTAGACAAGACGCTCACCTCCCGGCTGGGGATCCGGATGCTGGCGATCCATCACCTGGCGCTGCACGAGGAGAAG CCGGACTTCGTGGGAATCATCTGCACCCGTCTCTCCCCAAAGAAAATCATTGAGAAATGGGTGGATTTTGCTAG agccACCATGGAATCTCACCTGGACACTCCGTACAACGTGCCTGACATTGTCATCACCATCGCCAACAATGACATCGACCTGATCATCAG GATTTCGGACCGGGGTGGCGGGATTCCGCACGAGCACCtggagaaggtgacggattatcACTTCACCACGGCAGAGTCCAGTGCTCAAGACCCCCGCATGAACACCCTCTTCGGGAACATGGTGGACATGGTCAACAGCGGCCAGTCGGGCCCCATGCACGG GTTCGGCTTTGGGCTGCCGACCTCCCGGGCCTACGCTGAGTACCTGGGGGGCTCGCTGCGCATCCAGTCCCTGCAGGGCATTGGCACCGACGTGTACCTCCGTCTGAAACACATCGACGGCAAGGAGGAGAGTTTCCGCATCTAG
- the BCKDK gene encoding branched-chain alpha-ketoacid dehydrogenase kinase isoform X1 — translation MLWKALLRMELGGTGNRAPSMHWLLSPTLRYRSTSVMDNHQVELARERSKTVTSFYNQSAIDVAAEKPSVRLTPTTMLYSGRSQDGSHLLKSAHYLHRELPVRIAHRIKGFRSLPFIIGCNPTILHVHELYIRAFLMLSEFPLIKDQEAEAQYCKLVRQLLDDHKDVVTLLAEGLRECRKHIQDEKVIRYFLDKTLTSRLGIRMLAIHHLALHEEKPDFVGIICTRLSPKKIIEKWVDFARRLCEHKYGNAPRVRINGHVAARFPFIPMPLDYILPELLKNAMRATMESHLDTPYNVPDIVITIANNDIDLIIRISDRGGGIPHEHLEKVTDYHFTTAESSAQDPRMNTLFGNMVDMVNSGQSGPMHGFGFGLPTSRAYAEYLGGSLRIQSLQGIGTDVYLRLKHIDGKEESFRI, via the exons ATGCTGTGGAAAGCGCTGCTGAGGATGGAGCTGGGAGGAACAGGGAACCGGGCCCCCTCCATGCACTGgctcctgtcccccaccctccgGTACCGATCCACTTCTGTCATGGATAACCACCAAGTGGAGCTGGCTCGAGAGCGGTCCAAGACAGTCACCTCCTTCTACAACCAGTCAGCCATTGACGTCGCAGCGGAGAAG ccGTCCGTGAGATTGACGCCTACCACCATGTTGTATTCGGGACGGTCACAGGATGGCAGCCACCTCCTG AAAAGTGCCCATTACCTTCACCGTGAGCTGCCCGTCCGCATCGCCCACCGCATCAAGGGCTTCCGCAGCCTCCCCTTCATCATCGGATGCAACCCCACCATCCTCCACGTG CATGAGCTGTACATCCGAGCCTTCCTGATGCTGAGCGAATTCCCCCTG atCAAGGACCAAGAGGCAGAGGCCCAGTACTGCAAGCTGGTCCGGCAGCTGTTGGATGATCACAAGGACGTGGTGACGCTGCTGGCTGAGGGGCTGCGGGAGTGTCGCAAACACATCCAG GACGAGAAGGTCATCCGCTATTTCCTAGACAAGACGCTCACCTCCCGGCTGGGGATCCGGATGCTGGCGATCCATCACCTGGCGCTGCACGAGGAGAAG CCGGACTTCGTGGGAATCATCTGCACCCGTCTCTCCCCAAAGAAAATCATTGAGAAATGGGTGGATTTTGCTAG GCGTCTGTGTGAGCACAAGTACGGGAACGCCCCACGGGTGCGGATCAATGGGCATGTGGCTGCTCGCTTCCCCTTCATCCCCATGCCCCTCGACTACATCCTGCCGGAGCTGCTCAAAAACGCCATGAG agccACCATGGAATCTCACCTGGACACTCCGTACAACGTGCCTGACATTGTCATCACCATCGCCAACAATGACATCGACCTGATCATCAG GATTTCGGACCGGGGTGGCGGGATTCCGCACGAGCACCtggagaaggtgacggattatcACTTCACCACGGCAGAGTCCAGTGCTCAAGACCCCCGCATGAACACCCTCTTCGGGAACATGGTGGACATGGTCAACAGCGGCCAGTCGGGCCCCATGCACGG GTTCGGCTTTGGGCTGCCGACCTCCCGGGCCTACGCTGAGTACCTGGGGGGCTCGCTGCGCATCCAGTCCCTGCAGGGCATTGGCACCGACGTGTACCTCCGTCTGAAACACATCGACGGCAAGGAGGAGAGTTTCCGCATCTAG
- the NOL3 gene encoding nucleolar protein 3 isoform X2, giving the protein MATGDKYTIICTKRKELIGIIQRDPESVLDELLAQSVITEEEYDSMNQLQDKVARIRKLLIYIQKRGESTCRDFLECLEILFPGTNRLLQPSEYDFFNPERDSRTVRDPDPRERDFFNSEHHTELKDEDGFNPEQESETQQDLEPEEKDDFNPEPDPQLEEEDSSNPEKESDIEPDPEMGGSDLEQESETRRDQEPEEEDSSNPEQELETEPDPEPEGSNSEQESDTQ; this is encoded by the exons ATGGCCACTGGCGACAAATACACGATTATATGCACCAAACGCAAAGAGCTGATAGGAATCATTCAGAGAGACCCCGAGAGCGTCTTAGATGAGTTACTAGCCCAGTCCGTCATCACAGAGGAAGAGTACGACAGCATGAACCAGCTACAAGACAAAGTGGCCAGAATTAGGAAATTGCTGATTTACATACAGAAAAGGGGGGAGTCAACCTGCCGAGATTTTCTGGAGTGTTTAGAAATCTTATTCCCAGGCACAAATCGGCTTTTGCAACCTTCGGAATATG ATTTTTTCAACCCAGAGCGAGATTCACGCACTGTGCGAGACCCAGACCCAAGGGAGAGAGATTTTTTCAATTCAGAGCACCATACAGAGCTGAAGGATGAAGATGGTTTCAATCCAGAGCAGGAATCGGAGACTCAGCAAGACCTTGAGCCAGAGGAGAAAGATGATTTCAATCCAGAGCCCGATccacagctggaggaggaagacagTTCAAATCCAGAGAAGGAATCAGACATTGAGCCAGACCCGGAGATGGGTGGTTCCGATTTGGAGCAGGAATCAGAGACTCGGCGAGATCAAGAGCCCGAGGAGGAAGATAGCTCAAATCCAGAGCAAGAATTAGAGACGGAACCAGACCCTGAGCCAGAAGGTTCAAATTCAGAGCAGGAATCGGATACTCAGTGA
- the NOL3 gene encoding nucleolar protein 3 isoform X1, which translates to MTSRSPFQPGISVILTLAPSLSLVLASHIILLLNRSRACDSVAMATGDKYTIICTKRKELIGIIQRDPESVLDELLAQSVITEEEYDSMNQLQDKVARIRKLLIYIQKRGESTCRDFLECLEILFPGTNRLLQPSEYDFFNPERDSRTVRDPDPRERDFFNSEHHTELKDEDGFNPEQESETQQDLEPEEKDDFNPEPDPQLEEEDSSNPEKESDIEPDPEMGGSDLEQESETRRDQEPEEEDSSNPEQELETEPDPEPEGSNSEQESDTQ; encoded by the exons atgacctctcgaagtcccttccagcctggcatttctgtgattctaactCTAGCTCCTTCTCTATCTCTAGTTCTTGCATCTCAtatcattttattattaaatcgTTCCAGAGCCTGTGATTCGGTAGCAATGGCCACTGGCGACAAATACACGATTATATGCACCAAACGCAAAGAGCTGATAGGAATCATTCAGAGAGACCCCGAGAGCGTCTTAGATGAGTTACTAGCCCAGTCCGTCATCACAGAGGAAGAGTACGACAGCATGAACCAGCTACAAGACAAAGTGGCCAGAATTAGGAAATTGCTGATTTACATACAGAAAAGGGGGGAGTCAACCTGCCGAGATTTTCTGGAGTGTTTAGAAATCTTATTCCCAGGCACAAATCGGCTTTTGCAACCTTCGGAATATG ATTTTTTCAACCCAGAGCGAGATTCACGCACTGTGCGAGACCCAGACCCAAGGGAGAGAGATTTTTTCAATTCAGAGCACCATACAGAGCTGAAGGATGAAGATGGTTTCAATCCAGAGCAGGAATCGGAGACTCAGCAAGACCTTGAGCCAGAGGAGAAAGATGATTTCAATCCAGAGCCCGATccacagctggaggaggaagacagTTCAAATCCAGAGAAGGAATCAGACATTGAGCCAGACCCGGAGATGGGTGGTTCCGATTTGGAGCAGGAATCAGAGACTCGGCGAGATCAAGAGCCCGAGGAGGAAGATAGCTCAAATCCAGAGCAAGAATTAGAGACGGAACCAGACCCTGAGCCAGAAGGTTCAAATTCAGAGCAGGAATCGGATACTCAGTGA